GAAATATTTGAATCTTCTTTGAACAAATTAAAAAAATGGAACAAAATCTCTCGATAGCTGCGAAAAAAATGTGGAGCTTAGTTCGTGTCCTATATTTCATGGTAAGGAAAGGCTTAGCAAAGAGAAAATTCATGGCTGATCTCAACATGATGATGAAACGTGGCAAGATTGCCGGAAAAGCCCTCCACAATCTCATGTTCCACCACCACCACAACTGGGCAGCCGCCGCTAGCACTCGCCGCTCATTCCCCGCTCCAAGGCAAGGTGATTATGAGTTCAGCTGCAGTAACAGCCCTGCCTATCCAATCTCTCTTTTTCTCAATAAACACCGCAAGAATCAGACTATCGACTACTCGCATTTCTTCTCGTGCAACCAGTCTCCTGCTATGGATGATGATGTGGCCGCGGTGAATGCAGTTGTCAAGGCGTTGGAAATGCTGCAGCATAGTGAGGCTGCATCACCTGCGTTGCCAGGGTTTGGGAGGAGTCCTATGGTTAGGCAGCTTCGGATAACGGACTCTCCGTTTCCGTTATCTAATGACGTGGGTGAGGATAGCCACGTTGATGAAGCTGCTGAGCAATTTATAATGAAATTCTATAAGGATTTGAAGAAGCAAAATTTAATGTCCTCATTTGGTTAAGTATAAAGAAGAAGAGTTTTACTATTATGATTATGTGGACGTATATAAAATATAGTTCATGATAAAATCTGAGGCCGCGTATATAGAAGGAAGAAGATAAATAGACAAAAAGACGTTGGTCGCGTTGTTATGTTGGGTTGGATGTGGCTGCCATTTCATCCTTTCTAAGTTGGGTTACTTTGTAAAAAAGTTGAAACCTGTTGATATATAGCCAAGTGTCTTGTGCATTCTGCAGATTGTTGTGCATGTATGCTTTCTTATTTTTGTATCCGGAAAAATTAATGTTATACATATATATGAATAAATTGTACTTCTATTGTACAATAGAATGTACATTTTTGGTTCATTTTTGGGCTTTAAACATTGTTATTTTATGCACGTCGGGTTTTGGGTAAAGTATATAGAGATTTAATCAACACACACCTttgaacacacacacacatttgAACACAATAAACACGCACACTCTAGTGTATATTTAAACTGGGAATAAAACAAGCTATATTATTCATTATTTAGAGAACATAGTAcagggatatatatatatagaacgACACAGCTGTGAAAGCTAGCAATCAAGAGCTAAAAAATCGGGAAGTACCAAACAGACTCAATCAATCTCTTATCAAGTCTGTACTCCCTTTATTCATTCCTATAACTACGTTGCCCATAGAACCAAATCCATTTTCCCCCTTGACACACGCTATTAATAATACTATCTAAAAATAAACATGTTTGGATTAAAGGAAAGTCCAACATATTCCCCCCTAATCTCaacatgtttattttttttattattcagACCACAAATTCAGTTTGCTGCAGCAAGATCTTCAACACCTATCATCTTTCTCATTTCTTCAAACTTAACCCTACCTAATGCCTTGGTTAAGATATCCACCCTCTGTTCTTGAGTAACCACATGCTTAACTATTAGTTCACCTCGTTCAATGCATTCGCGAATGAAATGAAACCGGACATCTATATGCTTGCTCCTACCATGTAGTACTGGATTCTTCATTAACTCTATAGCAGACCTATTATCTATGTGGAGCACAACTGGACCAACTGGCTGTCTTGAGATTTCACTCAGCAAACCACGAAGCCATATGCTCTGTGTGGCTGCTGCCGTGGCTGCCATATATTCAGCCTCGCACGAAGATAAAGCAACTACCCTTTGTTTCTGTGAAGACCAGGATATTAAACTCCTGTTGAGATAGAAGCACATCCCTCCAGTACTTC
This sequence is a window from Apium graveolens cultivar Ventura chromosome 9, ASM990537v1, whole genome shotgun sequence. Protein-coding genes within it:
- the LOC141684359 gene encoding uncharacterized protein LOC141684359, which codes for MEQNLSIAAKKMWSLVRVLYFMVRKGLAKRKFMADLNMMMKRGKIAGKALHNLMFHHHHNWAAAASTRRSFPAPRQGDYEFSCSNSPAYPISLFLNKHRKNQTIDYSHFFSCNQSPAMDDDVAAVNAVVKALEMLQHSEAASPALPGFGRSPMVRQLRITDSPFPLSNDVGEDSHVDEAAEQFIMKFYKDLKKQNLMSSFG